A window of Clostridium sp. 'White wine YQ' contains these coding sequences:
- a CDS encoding ArsR/SmtB family transcription factor, which yields MDKDFDKYNDVSEMLKVLAHPVRLCIVRGLLEHGECNVTYMQDCLDTPQSTISQHLQRLRTAGIIEGRRNGLEIFYKVCNSQVENLIKLFFGENN from the coding sequence ATGGATAAAGATTTTGATAAGTATAATGATGTTTCAGAGATGCTTAAAGTACTGGCTCATCCAGTAAGACTTTGCATCGTACGTGGATTATTAGAACACGGTGAATGTAATGTTACTTACATGCAAGACTGCTTGGACACGCCTCAATCTACAATATCTCAACATCTACAAAGATTAAGAACTGCAGGTATCATAGAAGGCAGGAGAAACGGTCTTGAAATATTTTATAAAGTTTGTAATTCTCAAGTTGAAAATTTAATTAAACTATTTTTTGGTGAAAATAATTAA